Proteins from a single region of Chengkuizengella sediminis:
- the pyrR gene encoding bifunctional pyr operon transcriptional regulator/uracil phosphoribosyltransferase PyrR: protein MSSGHVLMDEIAIRRALTRIAHEILEKNKGVENCVLVGIRTRGIYLAKRIADKIGEIEGIPIPMAELDVTSYRDDVTNKTTKEHHQTFTSSFIQDKKIILFDDVLYTGRTVRAAMDALIDMGRPKMIQLAVLIDRGHRELPIRPDYVGKNIPTSKMENINVSLIEVDSDDQVVIKQQRS, encoded by the coding sequence ATGAGTTCAGGACACGTACTCATGGATGAAATTGCAATTCGAAGAGCACTAACAAGAATTGCTCATGAAATATTGGAAAAAAACAAAGGTGTAGAAAATTGTGTGCTTGTAGGTATTCGAACAAGAGGAATTTATTTAGCAAAAAGAATCGCAGATAAAATAGGAGAAATTGAAGGTATACCTATTCCAATGGCTGAATTAGATGTTACCTCGTATCGTGATGATGTTACCAACAAAACTACAAAGGAACACCATCAAACATTTACGAGCTCCTTCATTCAAGATAAAAAAATTATATTATTCGATGATGTTCTATATACGGGAAGAACGGTACGAGCTGCAATGGATGCATTGATTGACATGGGAAGACCCAAAATGATACAGCTAGCTGTTTTAATTGATCGAGGTCATCGAGAACTACCCATTAGACCCGATTATGTTGGAAAAAATATTCCTACCTCTAAAATGGAAAATATTAATGTTTCTTTGATAGAAGTTGATTCTGATGATCAGGTTGTAATTAAACAACAAAGGAGTTAG
- a CDS encoding LL-diaminopimelate aminotransferase, protein MSQENYIQNLFAERIGGKNYGKDTEIYKFEKIKRAKAAAKAEHPDVELIDMGVGEPDEMADAGIVAKLAEEAAKPENRGYADNGINEFKSAAANYLKNVFGVDGIDAEEEINHSIGSKPGLAMLPSAFINPGDVTIMTVPGYPVLGTHTKFLGGEVYNVPLLKENGFLPNLDSIPEEIRTRAKLFYLNYPNNPTGAGATVEFFEKVIAFAKKYDIVIVHDAPYAALTYDGVKPFSFLSVQGAKEVGIEFHSLSKSYNMTGWRIGFIAGNPLVVKAFKDIKDNNDSGQFIAIQKAAAYGLEHPEITEKIAEKYSRRHDMLAKALNEVGFKAEKPKGSFFMYVEAPKAIKGGQTFETGEDFSQYLIREKLISTVPWDDAGRFVRFSVTFNAPGVEKEIEIIDEIKRRLSDVEFIF, encoded by the coding sequence ATGTCACAGGAAAATTATATACAGAATCTTTTCGCAGAAAGAATTGGCGGAAAGAACTATGGTAAAGATACGGAAATTTATAAATTCGAAAAAATTAAACGTGCGAAAGCAGCTGCAAAAGCTGAACATCCTGATGTTGAGTTAATCGATATGGGTGTAGGAGAACCTGATGAAATGGCGGATGCTGGTATTGTGGCAAAACTAGCTGAAGAAGCAGCTAAACCTGAAAATAGAGGTTATGCGGATAATGGAATCAATGAATTCAAATCTGCCGCAGCTAATTACTTAAAAAATGTTTTTGGTGTAGATGGGATTGATGCTGAAGAAGAAATCAATCACTCCATTGGTTCGAAACCCGGTTTGGCAATGTTGCCTAGTGCATTTATTAACCCTGGTGATGTCACAATCATGACTGTTCCAGGTTATCCTGTATTAGGAACACATACAAAATTCCTTGGTGGGGAAGTTTATAATGTACCATTATTAAAAGAAAACGGTTTTTTACCTAATTTAGATTCAATTCCTGAAGAAATTCGTACAAGAGCAAAATTGTTTTATTTAAATTATCCAAATAACCCCACTGGTGCTGGTGCAACTGTAGAATTCTTTGAAAAGGTCATTGCCTTTGCTAAGAAATACGATATCGTTATCGTACATGATGCTCCTTATGCAGCACTAACTTATGATGGAGTAAAACCTTTTAGTTTCCTCTCTGTGCAAGGTGCAAAAGAAGTTGGTATAGAATTTCACTCTTTGTCTAAATCGTATAATATGACAGGTTGGAGAATAGGGTTTATTGCTGGTAATCCTTTAGTTGTTAAAGCATTTAAAGATATTAAAGATAATAATGATTCTGGTCAGTTTATTGCAATTCAAAAAGCGGCTGCTTATGGATTAGAACATCCTGAAATTACTGAAAAAATTGCTGAAAAATATTCGAGACGGCATGATATGCTTGCAAAAGCATTAAATGAAGTGGGATTCAAAGCTGAAAAGCCTAAAGGTTCATTTTTTATGTATGTTGAAGCACCTAAAGCGATTAAAGGTGGACAAACATTCGAAACAGGCGAGGATTTCTCGCAATATTTAATTCGTGAAAAACTAATTTCTACAGTTCCATGGGATGATGCAGGACGTTTTGTCAGATTTTCTGTTACATTTAATGCTCCTGGAGTTGAAAAGGAAATTGAAATTATTGATGAAATTAAACGTCGATTATCTGATGTTGAATTTATATTTTAA
- a CDS encoding RluA family pseudouridine synthase, translated as MLYEDIYENELIWKGTPDLDGIRIDKFLSDQFEGISRTQIQQWIKEGHVSVNNSSIKANYKIVDEDEIKLLAPAPTELEITAESIPLDVVYEDKHLIVVNKPRGMVVHPAPGNYSGTLVNALLAHCKDLSGINGKLRPGIVHRIDKNTSGLLVSAKDDATHSGLSEQLKNHTVHRKYIAVVHGKLSHLQGTVDAPIGRDPKDRKSYMVTNKNSKKAVTHFVVLEQFKNYALLELRLETGRTHQIRVHMKFIGHHLVGDPTYGRNKGISMEGQALHAAELGFVHPITGKNLMFTAPVPEDMDNIVDKIKNQ; from the coding sequence ATGTTATACGAAGACATCTATGAAAATGAATTAATCTGGAAAGGAACTCCTGATTTAGATGGTATAAGAATTGACAAGTTTTTATCAGATCAGTTTGAGGGTATTTCCAGAACACAAATACAACAATGGATAAAAGAAGGGCATGTTTCAGTAAACAATTCATCCATTAAAGCAAACTATAAAATAGTAGATGAGGATGAAATTAAATTATTAGCTCCAGCTCCAACCGAGTTAGAAATTACTGCAGAATCAATTCCGTTGGACGTAGTGTATGAAGATAAACATTTAATTGTAGTGAATAAACCTAGGGGGATGGTTGTACATCCTGCACCAGGAAATTATTCAGGAACTTTAGTGAATGCATTATTAGCCCATTGTAAGGACTTATCAGGTATTAATGGGAAGTTAAGACCAGGAATTGTACATCGTATTGATAAAAATACATCAGGGTTATTAGTTTCAGCAAAGGATGATGCAACACATTCAGGGTTATCTGAACAATTAAAAAATCATACTGTTCATCGAAAATATATTGCAGTTGTTCATGGGAAGTTATCTCATTTACAAGGAACTGTAGATGCACCGATTGGAAGAGATCCTAAAGATCGTAAAAGTTATATGGTAACAAATAAAAACAGTAAAAAAGCAGTGACTCATTTTGTTGTTTTGGAACAATTCAAAAATTATGCTTTATTAGAATTAAGATTAGAAACAGGGCGTACCCATCAAATTAGAGTACATATGAAATTTATTGGTCATCATCTAGTAGGAGATCCTACTTATGGGCGTAATAAAGGAATATCAATGGAAGGACAAGCTTTGCATGCAGCAGAGTTAGGCTTTGTTCATCCTATCACTGGGAAAAACTTAATGTTCACAGCTCCTGTTCCTGAGGATATGGATAATATTGTTGATAAAATAAAAAATCAATAA
- the lspA gene encoding signal peptidase II, whose protein sequence is MRYYLIAFIMILLDQVSKWMIIKYLEIGDRISVIGEFFQITSHRNKGAAFGILQNQQWFFIIITIIIVAMVIWFLEQSKKENRPILCVALSLILGGAIGNFIDRVRMGEVVDFLSFNFRFTLFGFEVDYPFAIFNIADSAIVVGAILAAVITFFSVKKGEV, encoded by the coding sequence TTGAGGTATTATTTGATTGCCTTCATTATGATCTTGTTAGATCAAGTTTCTAAATGGATGATCATTAAGTATTTGGAAATAGGGGATCGTATATCTGTTATAGGAGAATTTTTTCAAATCACTTCTCATCGTAATAAAGGTGCGGCCTTTGGTATTTTACAGAATCAACAATGGTTTTTCATCATTATTACAATTATTATTGTAGCAATGGTCATTTGGTTTTTAGAACAATCAAAAAAAGAAAATCGTCCCATATTGTGTGTAGCACTTAGTTTAATATTAGGTGGAGCAATTGGGAATTTTATTGATAGGGTAAGAATGGGTGAAGTCGTTGACTTTTTAAGTTTTAACTTTAGATTTACTTTATTTGGTTTTGAAGTAGACTATCCCTTTGCCATTTTTAATATTGCAGACTCAGCTATTGTTGTTGGCGCAATTTTAGCAGCAGTAATTACCTTTTTCAGTGTAAAGAAAGGTGAGGTTTAA
- a CDS encoding TraR/DksA C4-type zinc finger protein, translating into MSGLNENQLNLLYQQLLQEKNNLQEQLNENDHFGLSQSQKDTSGELSSYDNHPADLATETYERGKDIALNENAEYHLEDVIRALKNIDNEQYGICITCGKNIPFNRLQAVPTTQYCIEHSQGKHTSHERPIEETILNPPFGRTSLDEHEGQNQFDGEDAWQIVESWGTSDSPAMAEEQEIHDYNHMYIESHEKDGYVEPIESFLATNLYGNHTSVIRNVEYQKYMANGEGDHELEMN; encoded by the coding sequence ATGTCTGGTCTAAATGAAAATCAATTAAATTTGTTATATCAACAACTTCTTCAAGAAAAAAACAACCTACAAGAACAACTTAACGAAAATGACCACTTTGGTCTGTCTCAATCTCAAAAGGACACCAGTGGTGAATTATCAAGTTACGATAACCATCCAGCTGATCTAGCCACTGAGACTTATGAACGAGGAAAAGACATTGCTTTAAATGAAAATGCTGAATACCATCTTGAAGATGTAATTAGAGCATTGAAGAACATTGATAATGAACAGTATGGAATTTGTATCACCTGTGGAAAAAATATACCCTTTAATCGATTGCAAGCTGTTCCTACCACACAATATTGTATAGAGCATTCTCAAGGAAAACATACTTCCCATGAAAGACCTATTGAAGAAACCATATTAAATCCACCATTTGGACGAACGAGTTTAGATGAACATGAAGGACAAAATCAATTTGATGGTGAAGATGCTTGGCAAATTGTGGAAAGTTGGGGTACATCTGATAGTCCAGCAATGGCTGAGGAACAAGAAATACATGATTATAACCATATGTACATTGAGTCCCATGAGAAAGATGGGTATGTAGAACCCATTGAAAGTTTCTTAGCAACAAATTTATATGGCAATCATACATCTGTCATTCGGAATGTGGAATACCAAAAATATATGGCAAATGGTGAGGGAGATCATGAATTAGAGATGAACTGA
- the ileS gene encoding isoleucine--tRNA ligase has translation MDYGKTLNLPQTDFPMRGNLPKAEPNIQKWWEEINIYEKVQKHQEGKPLFILHDGPPYANGDTHIGHALNKVLKDIIVRYKTMQGFNAPYVPGWDTHGLPIEAAIAKKGKVDRKKLSISEFRDYCKDYALNWVGKQKEQFKRLGIRGDWDHPYLTLQPEYEAEQIRVFGEMVKKGYIYKGLKCVYWSPSSESALAEAEIEYHDKKSPSIYVSFQVKDGKGILPEDASIVIWTTTPWTLPANLGISLHPEFDYVMVDVNGKKYVVAEGLLDSLKKELNWDSLSIIDQFKGNELENITCSHPFYDRESLVMLGEHVTLEAGTGCVHTAPGHGEDDFEIGAKYGLDVLCPVDDQGKFTKEAPGFEGLFYDKANKIITEKLEASGHLLKLEFMQHQYPHDWRTKKPVIYRATEQWFASIDKFRDVMLEEIKNVKWTPEWGETRLHNMIRDRGDWCISRQRTWGVPIPIFYCKSCNHELLNDQTINFVADVFAKEGSNAWFIKDENELMREGTICPSCGHHEFKKETDIMDVWFDSGSSHQSVLEARDNLRYPADLYLEGSDQYRGWFNSSLITSVAVKGIAPYKEVLSHGFTLDGDGRKMSKSLGNTVDPIKVSNQLGAEILRLWVSSVDYQADQRISDNILKQTSEVYRKIRNTLRFFLGNLTGFNPVTDRVSYDQLSELDQFALIRLNKMLEKVTGAYNRYDLNVVFQSVHHFCSVEMSAFYLDIVKDTLYVNDLNDSKRKAVQTVLYEALVVIAKLIAPILPHTADEVWKFIPNVELDSVQLADFPVVNTDVFDENLEQKWNQFMEIREEVFKKLEEARKDKIIGNSLAAALNLHPNLATAELLKQFPKLNELFIVSAVTVHEPSEIEENIQVKVSVAEGEKCERCWMVTTDVGSDSTHPTLCQRCASIIG, from the coding sequence ATGGATTATGGAAAAACATTAAACTTACCGCAAACAGATTTCCCGATGCGCGGTAATCTTCCGAAGGCAGAACCAAATATTCAAAAATGGTGGGAAGAAATTAATATTTACGAAAAAGTGCAAAAACATCAAGAAGGAAAACCATTATTCATATTACATGATGGTCCACCATATGCGAATGGTGATACACATATTGGTCATGCTTTAAATAAAGTTTTAAAAGATATTATTGTTCGATACAAAACGATGCAAGGTTTCAATGCTCCGTATGTTCCTGGGTGGGACACACATGGATTACCAATTGAAGCGGCAATTGCTAAAAAAGGGAAAGTAGACCGAAAAAAATTAAGCATTTCAGAGTTTAGAGATTATTGTAAAGATTATGCTTTGAATTGGGTAGGAAAACAAAAAGAGCAATTCAAAAGATTAGGTATAAGAGGAGATTGGGATCATCCATACCTTACCTTACAACCTGAATATGAAGCAGAGCAAATTCGTGTATTTGGAGAAATGGTGAAGAAAGGTTATATCTATAAAGGTTTAAAATGTGTATATTGGTCCCCTTCTTCTGAAAGTGCTTTAGCAGAGGCAGAAATTGAATATCACGATAAGAAGTCCCCTTCCATTTATGTATCATTTCAAGTAAAGGACGGGAAAGGAATTTTACCAGAGGATGCATCCATTGTCATTTGGACAACGACACCGTGGACGTTGCCAGCAAACCTTGGGATTTCCTTACATCCTGAATTTGATTATGTCATGGTTGATGTAAACGGAAAAAAATATGTTGTTGCAGAAGGTTTGTTAGACTCGTTGAAGAAAGAACTAAACTGGGACTCCTTGAGTATAATTGATCAATTTAAAGGAAATGAACTTGAGAATATCACCTGTTCACATCCGTTCTATGATCGTGAATCTTTAGTCATGCTTGGTGAACATGTCACTCTAGAAGCAGGTACAGGGTGCGTACATACTGCCCCTGGACATGGTGAAGATGACTTTGAGATTGGTGCGAAATATGGGTTAGATGTCCTTTGTCCAGTTGATGATCAAGGGAAATTTACGAAGGAAGCACCAGGGTTTGAAGGATTATTTTATGATAAAGCCAATAAAATCATTACAGAAAAGCTAGAAGCTTCTGGTCATCTGTTAAAATTGGAATTTATGCAGCATCAATATCCACATGATTGGAGAACGAAAAAACCAGTCATATATCGTGCAACAGAGCAGTGGTTTGCTTCTATCGATAAGTTTAGAGACGTGATGCTTGAAGAAATCAAAAATGTAAAATGGACACCAGAATGGGGGGAAACCCGCCTTCATAATATGATCCGTGATCGAGGAGATTGGTGTATTTCACGACAAAGAACATGGGGAGTACCAATTCCGATTTTCTATTGTAAGAGCTGTAATCATGAGTTATTAAATGATCAAACCATTAACTTCGTTGCTGATGTGTTTGCTAAAGAAGGTTCTAATGCTTGGTTCATTAAGGATGAGAATGAATTGATGCGTGAAGGAACAATATGTCCATCATGTGGACATCACGAATTTAAAAAAGAAACAGATATTATGGATGTTTGGTTTGATTCTGGATCTAGCCATCAATCTGTATTAGAAGCTAGAGATAACCTTCGTTATCCTGCAGACTTATATTTAGAAGGATCTGACCAATATCGTGGATGGTTTAATTCATCTTTAATTACAAGCGTGGCGGTTAAAGGTATTGCACCTTATAAAGAAGTGCTTAGCCATGGATTCACTTTAGATGGTGATGGACGTAAAATGTCTAAATCACTCGGGAACACGGTTGATCCTATCAAAGTAAGTAATCAATTAGGGGCTGAAATCTTACGTCTTTGGGTATCTTCAGTAGATTACCAAGCTGATCAAAGAATTTCAGACAATATTTTAAAACAAACATCTGAAGTATATCGAAAAATCAGAAATACATTGAGATTTTTCTTAGGAAATTTAACAGGTTTTAATCCAGTTACAGATCGAGTGTCTTATGATCAATTGAGTGAATTAGATCAGTTTGCCCTAATTCGCTTAAATAAAATGTTGGAAAAAGTTACGGGTGCATATAATCGATACGACCTTAATGTTGTTTTTCAATCTGTTCATCATTTCTGCTCCGTTGAAATGAGTGCATTTTATCTAGATATTGTAAAAGATACTTTGTATGTCAATGACTTAAATGATTCAAAACGTAAAGCAGTGCAAACTGTATTGTATGAGGCTTTAGTAGTGATTGCAAAATTAATTGCTCCAATTTTACCTCATACAGCAGACGAAGTGTGGAAGTTCATCCCGAACGTCGAGTTGGATAGTGTACAATTAGCAGACTTCCCAGTTGTTAATACAGATGTATTTGATGAAAATCTAGAACAAAAGTGGAATCAATTCATGGAAATTCGTGAGGAAGTATTTAAAAAATTAGAGGAAGCACGTAAAGATAAAATTATTGGTAACTCTTTAGCCGCAGCATTGAATTTACATCCAAATTTAGCTACAGCAGAACTGCTCAAGCAGTTTCCTAAATTAAATGAATTATTTATTGTTTCAGCTGTAACTGTTCATGAACCTAGTGAAATAGAAGAAAATATTCAAGTGAAGGTTTCAGTGGCAGAGGGTGAGAAATGTGAGCGCTGTTGGATGGTTACAACAGATGTAGGGAGTGATTCCACTCATCCAACATTATGTCAAAGATGTGCATCAATTATTGGATAA
- a CDS encoding DivIVA domain-containing protein — protein MSLTPLDIHNREFSKAFRGYDEDEVNEFLQQIIKDYEVLIRENKDLKEEAGAMKEKLEHFSNIEDTLSQTIIVAQNTADELKSNSKKEAELIIRESEKNADRIINESLARSRKIALDNEELKKQASIYRTRFRSLLEAQLEMLNDQSWEWDSLEKDSNHTLDYLTDEKISKVE, from the coding sequence ATGTCACTAACACCATTAGATATACATAACAGAGAATTTTCTAAAGCATTTCGCGGATATGATGAAGACGAAGTAAATGAGTTTCTGCAACAGATCATCAAAGATTATGAAGTACTTATACGTGAAAATAAAGATCTGAAAGAAGAAGCAGGGGCAATGAAAGAAAAATTAGAACACTTTTCTAATATTGAAGATACATTAAGTCAAACGATTATCGTCGCCCAAAATACTGCAGATGAATTAAAATCAAATTCTAAAAAAGAAGCTGAACTCATTATAAGAGAATCAGAGAAAAATGCGGATCGTATCATAAACGAATCGTTAGCTAGATCAAGAAAAATAGCACTTGATAATGAGGAATTAAAAAAACAAGCGTCTATTTATCGTACAAGATTCCGCTCTTTATTAGAGGCACAATTAGAAATGTTAAACGATCAAAGTTGGGAATGGGATTCTCTAGAGAAGGATTCAAATCATACTTTAGATTATCTTACAGATGAGAAAATTTCTAAAGTTGAATAG
- a CDS encoding RNA-binding protein, whose translation MKTTLYEHFHADERNFVDKVFDWITRTEERHITKLTDFLDPRQAYILESMINSNLNVQHLLFGGYENAERKRALIAPDYMMIQKDEIPIQVLSIRSEDVKFSKLIHGDFLGAILGLGIKRDKIGDLHILQDQCQCIVAEEIIDYVNLHLRQVHRVHVSTDIVPLEQLKPMTVEMDESHFTVSSLRLDSIISDAVKMSRSKILPHVKTGKCKVNWKVEEDPSKVLNEGDVISLKGFGRFKIISIEGKTKKGNIRLKIGKYI comes from the coding sequence ATGAAAACAACTTTATACGAACACTTTCATGCAGATGAGCGCAACTTTGTTGATAAAGTTTTTGATTGGATCACTAGAACAGAAGAGCGACATATCACGAAATTGACTGATTTTCTTGATCCTAGACAAGCCTATATTCTAGAATCAATGATCAATTCAAATTTAAATGTTCAACACTTGTTATTTGGGGGATATGAAAATGCTGAAAGAAAGAGAGCTCTGATTGCTCCAGATTATATGATGATCCAGAAAGATGAAATACCCATTCAAGTGCTTTCTATTCGTTCTGAAGATGTTAAATTTTCAAAGTTAATCCATGGAGATTTTTTAGGGGCAATTTTAGGACTTGGAATCAAAAGAGATAAAATAGGGGATTTGCATATATTACAAGATCAATGCCAGTGTATCGTTGCTGAAGAAATTATTGATTACGTTAATTTACACCTACGTCAAGTCCACAGAGTTCATGTTAGCACGGACATTGTTCCACTAGAACAATTAAAGCCTATGACAGTTGAAATGGATGAAAGTCACTTTACAGTGTCTTCACTACGTTTAGACAGCATTATTAGTGATGCAGTAAAAATGAGTCGATCAAAAATATTACCGCATGTAAAAACCGGTAAATGCAAAGTGAATTGGAAAGTAGAGGAAGATCCTTCTAAAGTTTTAAATGAAGGAGATGTCATATCCTTAAAAGGTTTTGGTCGATTTAAAATTATAAGTATAGAAGGAAAAACAAAAAAAGGCAACATTCGATTAAAAATTGGAAAATACATTTAA
- a CDS encoding YggT family protein, with amino-acid sequence MSIEQIIGSILQIYFYMIVAYVLLSWVPNARDSFIGELLGKAVEPYLSIFRKIIPPIGGMIDISPIIAIFALQFAASGLVSVISFLIGG; translated from the coding sequence TTGAGTATAGAACAAATAATCGGAAGCATCTTGCAAATTTATTTTTATATGATTGTTGCTTACGTATTATTATCGTGGGTCCCTAATGCAAGAGATAGCTTCATTGGCGAATTATTGGGGAAAGCTGTAGAACCTTATTTATCCATATTCAGGAAAATCATTCCTCCAATTGGTGGTATGATTGATATTTCTCCAATTATTGCAATATTTGCATTGCAATTTGCAGCGTCTGGATTAGTTAGTGTCATTTCATTTTTAATTGGTGGGTAA
- a CDS encoding cell division protein SepF: MGVIHKFLDFFGLQEEEVVKKETVIEEIEDDSFEEEKRSSSKNGAKNNVVSIHSNKNSRVVLNEPRTYEETQEIANHIKSRRAVIVNLQRVRSDQALRIVDFLSGTVYALNGSISKIGSNIFLCTPDSVEIEGTITELLKEEIERNR, from the coding sequence ATGGGTGTTATTCATAAATTTTTAGATTTTTTTGGTTTACAGGAAGAAGAGGTTGTAAAAAAGGAAACAGTTATTGAGGAAATTGAAGATGACTCATTTGAAGAAGAGAAACGTTCTAGTTCGAAAAATGGGGCGAAAAATAATGTTGTTAGTATTCATTCAAACAAAAATAGTCGTGTTGTTTTAAATGAACCACGTACATATGAGGAAACACAAGAAATTGCTAATCATATAAAGTCACGTAGAGCTGTCATCGTGAACTTACAGCGTGTTCGTTCTGATCAAGCTTTGCGGATAGTGGACTTTTTGAGTGGAACCGTTTATGCTTTAAATGGTAGTATATCAAAAATCGGTAGTAATATATTTTTATGTACACCAGATAGTGTAGAAATTGAAGGTACAATTACCGAATTATTGAAAGAAGAAATAGAAAGGAATAGGTGA
- a CDS encoding YggS family pyridoxal phosphate-dependent enzyme: MDLQERIQHIESRVQAACNRSNRNRKEIEIIAVTKYVSLETAVNAVKFGCKHIGENRWPDAEKKVSLLGSKSTMHFIGHLQSKKVKHIIGKFPYIHSIDRNSLAKEIEKQAIIHDVNVNCFIQVNVSGEESKYGVSPDELFTFAESLTPYKHLNIIGLMTMAPFEQDKEKTRPVFRELKQLRDRLNEKQIFNYKIRHLSMGMSNDFEIAIEEGATFIRLGSQLVGKE; encoded by the coding sequence TTGGATTTACAAGAAAGAATTCAACATATAGAATCACGTGTACAAGCAGCATGTAATCGTTCAAATCGTAATAGGAAAGAGATAGAGATCATAGCTGTGACCAAGTATGTCTCATTGGAAACCGCAGTAAATGCAGTGAAATTTGGTTGCAAGCACATAGGAGAGAATAGATGGCCAGATGCAGAGAAGAAGGTGAGTTTACTGGGATCAAAATCTACCATGCATTTTATTGGGCATTTGCAGTCTAAAAAAGTAAAACACATCATCGGGAAGTTTCCATATATTCATTCCATTGATAGAAACTCTTTAGCTAAAGAAATAGAAAAACAAGCAATAATCCATGATGTAAATGTAAATTGTTTTATTCAAGTGAATGTTTCTGGCGAAGAGTCTAAATATGGAGTATCACCTGATGAACTTTTTACGTTTGCTGAAAGTTTAACACCATATAAACATCTAAATATCATTGGATTGATGACGATGGCTCCATTTGAACAAGATAAAGAAAAAACTAGACCCGTGTTTAGAGAGTTAAAACAATTAAGAGATCGTTTAAATGAAAAACAAATATTTAATTATAAAATAAGACATCTTTCAATGGGGATGTCAAATGATTTTGAGATTGCTATTGAAGAAGGAGCTACTTTTATTCGTTTAGGTTCACAATTAGTTGGAAAAGAATAA
- the pgeF gene encoding peptidoglycan editing factor PgeF — MEPFVKVTEAQKPTLLYLSKWMEQYPQLSTGFTTRAGGVSEGDFASLNCGLHVNDNQEDVVTNRKMIAEAIGFSFDAVTCANQVHGDQIAVISKSEKGKGRSSQEDSIPFKDALITNEPNICLISFYADCVPLYFFDPVQQVIGIAHAGWKGTHLEIAEKTIGKMSEEYGSNPENTLVGIGPSIGDCCYEVDERIINHFENTQYFHSSIQSKGNGKYTLNLKEMNRQIMLNAGILPTHIEITQYCTGCSTELFYSHRIEKGSTGRMMSWIGLKER; from the coding sequence ATGGAGCCTTTTGTCAAAGTAACTGAAGCACAAAAACCTACTCTATTGTATTTATCTAAATGGATGGAACAATACCCTCAATTATCCACAGGTTTCACAACAAGAGCAGGAGGAGTAAGTGAAGGTGATTTTGCATCTTTAAACTGTGGTTTACATGTAAATGATAATCAAGAAGATGTTGTCACTAATCGTAAGATGATAGCTGAAGCGATTGGGTTTTCATTTGATGCAGTAACTTGTGCAAATCAGGTTCATGGTGATCAAATAGCAGTTATATCTAAAAGTGAAAAAGGAAAAGGAAGATCATCGCAAGAAGATTCGATTCCTTTCAAAGATGCTTTAATTACAAATGAACCAAATATTTGTTTAATTTCTTTTTATGCAGACTGTGTCCCCCTTTATTTTTTTGATCCTGTTCAACAAGTGATAGGTATTGCACACGCTGGGTGGAAGGGTACACACTTAGAAATTGCTGAAAAAACAATTGGCAAAATGAGTGAAGAATATGGAAGTAATCCTGAAAATACTTTGGTGGGAATCGGACCTTCCATTGGGGACTGTTGTTATGAAGTAGATGAGCGGATCATCAATCATTTTGAAAATACTCAATACTTTCATTCTTCGATTCAAAGTAAAGGGAATGGGAAATATACGCTTAATTTAAAAGAAATGAATCGACAAATTATGCTGAATGCAGGTATTTTACCAACTCATATTGAAATAACTCAATATTGTACTGGCTGTTCCACAGAACTATTTTATTCTCATCGAATAGAAAAGGGTTCAACAGGACGTATGATGAGCTGGATTGGATTAAAGGAGAGGTAA
- a CDS encoding YlmC/YmxH family sporulation protein, which translates to MKISDFQTKDVINIVDGKKLGSVSDLELDLRQGKIDSIVVPSQGKFFGLFSGDNEVVIPWRNIVKIGMDVVLVKLDDTRGYRAPDEDGEYYHNY; encoded by the coding sequence ATGAAAATATCTGACTTCCAAACTAAGGATGTTATCAACATAGTGGATGGCAAAAAACTTGGTTCGGTAAGTGACTTAGAATTAGATCTTAGACAAGGTAAAATTGATTCCATTGTTGTACCGAGTCAGGGGAAATTTTTTGGGTTATTTAGTGGGGATAATGAGGTTGTTATACCATGGAGAAATATAGTTAAAATCGGAATGGATGTTGTACTTGTAAAACTTGATGACACAAGAGGATATCGAGCACCTGATGAAGATGGAGAGTATTATCATAACTATTAA